The nucleotide window atattcaatgtaaaatattgagatAAACTCACCTTACCTCCATTTCGAACGTCACTCacttcctatactccctagccacCACTAGCAGCGTTGACTGGGAAATTTCCACTGCAACCACAGCACATATCTCAAGCACAATGTAGAGATGACATTTCATGCTTTTTCAAAAGAGCATAAGTAGTTTGGGACATGATAGGTCCCCTTTAATAAGCACTGTGCTAGCGTAACTCTCAGAGGGCTGGCAATGTTTGGTACAAACAAATGGCCTTTTTTGTATTCCAAGCTCCAAGATCTAAGCAcaaacctacacaatattagactACCAAAGAAACTACTCAAAGAACCTACTCGTATTCTCCATATTCTTGGACCCTCTTGATCCATTCTTGATGtctattgaaaagcctgcagttaACTCCTGCGGAACACATTTCCACTCGCCTCCAGTTGCTGTTAATCAGAAAAAATCTGGTGGCTCTGAGTGCGGTTTTCATTCCCAGCACTCTCCTAGTAAAACCTGCAAACCTCTTAACATGGAGAGGGTAGTAGCGCTGATTAGGAGTAGAGTATTACAATATCAGTTCCTTTCTATAGcagttaaatatataatttatcgaTATAATAAAACATGTATTAATTGCTGTAGGCGCGTTTATTCGTTTAGGTGAACCTGTTATGAaagccataaaataaaatgaaaatattgttttaggagaagggggggggggggggggagagagagggaggggaaatgAACAGAAGCAATTAGTCAAGAGaccataaaaaatatttaagcagtttttttgttttttttattaagttgcTCCTACATTCTGCAAAAAGATCTAATAATTGAGTCGAGGTTAAATATCAAAGTAAAATGTCACTATAATAGGTGACACCCAAATATCAAAAGCAAAATGCATTACGagcattatttaatttattgtgtTAACATAGCCTTCTTTGTGCATTacataaaaaagtgaaaaacggagtttagttttttttttttttttcaggattgctAGAGACGTTTTTCTTTTAACTTAGATTCCAATTAGAACACAATCAAAAGACTTAAAATACTTGCAAATTGTTCAGTTTattgatattaaaaaaatacattcaagCAATTAAGACTGTATGTAAACATAATTAAGGAGAAGTTAATCCTCTTAGCAACATATTAAGGACAGATCCACATTATATTAGCCATAACAGCTGAAGAGGGTAAAAGGGGAAGCAGAGATAACGGTTCTAAACCACGCCAAGGAtttaaagattaaaataaaatgggaTAGGGAGGGACAGAACAAGTACTCAGACTTCTTCAGAGGGAAACCGAGAGACAGAGGACAGAGGCAcaaatcaaatgaaaaaaaaacatgaagcaGTAGACATATGAAAAAAGTAACCAGACACAAAAGCGATCAAGAACAGAGTTAAAAAAGATCAAAGAAGTTTAGTGGCTAAGTAATATAGAGGCCAAGACTTGCCTACATGGAATGCACAACAAAATTCACATTTTCTGTGCGGTTTTTGCCTCTATGGATTTTATTGCCCATAGCATTTCCTGACCCTGCAGTCCACTCACAACGTACGAATGAAACAGTGGACCTGGATGTGGGTTCTATCCGCCGCAAGCAATCATCTGGAACTCGACCTTACAGTCTTTCTTTATCTCCTCTGGATTACCACTACTCTCCAAAACCAAAGCACCTTCGAATACCTCGTCTTCTCCGTCTTCTTGGACCCTCTTTCGATCCATTCTGGATGtctattgaaaagcctgcagttaATGGTACCCCCAGCCAGCTGTCAACACTCAGCCAAGATCTTTATGATGGTTCCAGCCGTTACCGCAAAAAGCTCTCCCAGGAGGCTGAGTCTTTGGACTTTGGATCGCTGAAGATGCCAAAAGAACTTTCTGCAAATACTAGTCAAGCCTTGGAGAATGAGCTACGGAAGTGGCTGGTGCAGAAGGCCATCTGTCACCTAACATCAAAATGGGTGGACTTAGGCCCTATTTTTTGGCCACGTTGGGTACGACACACAGACTGTGATGTGGGTAAACATGCCTGCTCATGGCCACCTGGCATGGCCTGCCGCCAAGCACAGCTTACACAGATTAAAATACTAGCTTGGCACTGCTGGACCTCGGACCCTGGCGTGGGCTGGCCATCTCAGCAATGCATATGGAGGCAGGTGCCCTATCCTGTAGTGGCGGCTTGTAAGTGTACCTGCAGGTAAAATGGCATCAATTTCCAAAAGCCTGTCAAGTCCACAAATGCCACATATTAGGTTATCATGGGACTTTCCTCTGTTCATATTATTCTAGTGCAGGCAATTTAATGATCGCTTTatcaaatgaataaataaaacttaaattACTAATCTTAATCCTAAAGTGTTTTTGCTTTTTCATTTaatgaaagaaaacaaataaaacattcaaACTTGTGCAGAGATCATACGCATTTGGTTGCTCTATGTAAAAGTAACATCTCATACAGTTGTATACAACTAATTATGTAGCATTGTGTGACAGCACCCCAGCAGCAAAATGGTTAAATGTTAGAGGTAAACCTACAAGAGCAGACAGAATGCAGTGACAATGTTGTCTATTTGCTGGGTTTTGAGTTCTATAGCCCTTGATTTAGCAGAGTACACAACAAGCCTAAGATAAGCACGAAGGACGCAGGAGAACCCAAACATTTTTTCTAAATAAACAGGGATAGAAAGGCTAATTTATATTGTAAATACAAAATATGTATAGAAATGGGACACTACAACAGTCAACATTATTACAGACAGATCTGTATAAAACGGACAAGTAAATGTACAGAAAAGGAATAACTTTGCAAAAGACGCGGTAGAAGCAAGCGACATTAATTCTTGGAATACATCacgttattttttaaaacaagcaaTGTATTTATTCAGTGAAGAGTGAGAAGATAAGACTAGCAACATTTAGGTCACAATAATGGAGTTGGAATGAAGTTAGGAGCTTTTATCGGACATTAAACTATATTGCATTTACACCCACTTACATCCCTGTGAAACCCCTTTGTTTCATTAATATGTTGGTGTACTTTGGAAATCTTACAGCTCTGATTATTGTGGGTATGGTATAATGTCCGACATCTCAAGGTTAACCAAAGTGTATCCTTAATATTCTGCCATATGCTATTGCTGTGACAATAAGATTGAGCAATTAGAGTAAAGTTGACTTAGCTATCCTATGCACACGAGAATACGTATTCTTTTTAGGAGGCTCCACAATTAGACTCTCCCATTCAGGACAGTATAATGTTAGGGTCTTTGATTATTCCTAATAACGACTGTTTATCATGTCTCCAAAACGCGAGACTGTGGGAACTCACATCCCTATTGGATTTATGAATATTGTcttgaaaacaaatatgaaaaatatttaatttttttaaatattttgatagtgatattttatatatactgtaatatattttttacattttacaagtgtacccaaaatattaaaatacataaaaaaatatattaaatcaattTGGAAATCTTGTCCAACAACACCGTCCCATATCTTCTGGGATAGTCTTATGTTTTGGATTCCTGCCCCAGCAAAAATCAGTCTCGTCACACCAGGTTCAATTAGAAGGGACCAGAAAATGTgtttatctttattttcaatgtgtatgtgtcagtgagttcgtgtatgtatctatgtgtgtcattgtgaatGTAACTttttgagtgtgtctgtgtacatctgtgtgcatTTTTAAATGTTGACAACTATTTAAGAATCCTTCTTTTGCATAAATATTGTTACGTTGCTTTCATATTGATGCATTCTTTTTGAATCACTATCCCATCTGCAAACTGTACTTCTCTCTCTCTGCAGGTTCCTCATGTAAGTttgtgttttaaagggacactatagtgaccagaaaaactacagcttcatGTAAAGTGGGCTAACTTACCACAaagcagtttagtgaataataccTCATGTATTTTTAACCCAAATAGGTCAAAGGGAAGAAAGAATGGTATATTTTCTTCTCTATTTTCCTATGTCTATGTAACAATTGACTTCTAAAACATACATGAAACACACTGCCATATTCAtacaagtgtgtatatatatatatatatatatatatatatatatatatatatatatataaataaacacacacacatatatatatatatataaggaaacaaaataatcctgcactccgCAATCCAAACgtgaatgcccggtgcttgtccagcaaaatacaaaaaacgaagaagagatagcactcccaggacttgtaagtaaatataaaacttaacttttaatcaatcggcaagaggtcgacgtttcagtctgttaaccacagactttcatcaggactcatatatatatatatatatataaataaacacacatatatacatacacatacataaaacatatataggCACGCTGAGTTATTAACGAATGTGTGAATTTTTGTGAAAGTGAAGGTTTAGGTCCAAAACATCATTGCTGTAAGAACTAATGAGGAAACTCTAAAAGGTTTGCCTCACACTTGTCTGTAAAGGATGCTATCTCAGCGTTCTGTAGTCATAGATACAGAGCAAATTACAGACTATTCTACTATCCCACAAACTTGCAAGTAGCAAATGTTCTATCTACCTTCTCTTGGGGCttattgtatgatttttggagTGCTACACACGCTGCACTTTATACATTTCTAGCACAATAAGTGCCTGATTGCCACATAAAATATTAACTATCAGAGTTTGCAGATTGGGGAAGTGATATTTATGATATAGCTGTTCTTTAAGGCTTATTCTAATTTGAGTATTTTAAAACTATACTTGTAATTTCTTTTAAAGTTTAGTATAACATACTAATAAGTAATAAATTCCTGTGCAGTTTGGCAAaaacagtgtgtctgtgtttgcctGTGTTTCTGTGCACACACGCATGTGCATTACTAAGTAGGTGTGCCTGTGAATACTTATTTAGAGGTGTGTggataattatgtatttttatatgtgatAGGTAAATTTGTTATGTGAAACGGTTGGGGTATGTGCGGTGGCATTTGGCAGGAGCACAAGGATGGGTACAGCCTTTTGCTCATTAACCCAGGCAGCAAAATATCCACATAATGGTAAAATTAATGATAGCAGCACAGACACAATCGCATATTTTGCCATACTCTTACACACCTTTAGACAGACTCACAATTGTCCCACATCAGCCAGactcacacattatacacacacttaaaGTTAGCTACTTGTACGTACACATACACCtagtcactcactcactcagacatACAGGCGCCACTAGCcaagactcacagacacacacatatacacattcacacactgatacaaacaaaCATTATGTGGACATCTACATACAAATCTACTGccattcttacacagacacactcatacattctccTCTATGGATGGTGAGGATGGAGAGGAAGTGGTACAGCATCACTGTAACTGGCGTTATTGGGGAAATGGCTCTCTCTGCGGAATGCACAGCAGGAACAGCAGCTTCCCCACTAAAACCAGGTACAATGCTGCTGGCTTACCTCTCCTTGCACTTTGGAGAAAGCAACATCctagcacttcctcccagcactgctaaTCAGGACAATGAATGAGAGTGCagaggagttgataaagaggtccCTGCTTGAACAGCACACAAAGACAGCATACTCCCTTGCAACCTATGGAGACGATTAAGTGAGATCTCACCTTACAGGAAAGGATACACAATCTCAGTAAAAGGTCCCATATGTATTAACATGGATATGTAGATTTGTCTAACTCTACATTAAAATATGTTACAATGCACACACATTAACAATAGTCATTATCAAGTATGGGTGGTAAAGAATCAAAATGTATTGTGTGAGATATTTTGCACTACACCACAACATAAGCAAAACAATAAATGTGCTCGGTTATTCTGGTCAATAATAATGGAGAATATTGTTTCTTTaaactgaaaacaaaaaacaaacagcagTTTTATTATCCAGAGATTTATACCTAGAAATATTCGAGTTGCTTTCTTCACGAGTTTCCAGAGACATTAAATACCAGTGAGGTTAAATTGTTCCTGCATAAGGTCTACAACAAGGCTACAAACCAATTATTATGATCAAGCTTCTTGATTGAGGTTGCTAATGGTTGTAATGCAGTTGGAGGATTCCAGATCAACAAAACCCGAGAAAAGAGAGTTTAACCCAAAAGGTAAAAATTGCATAGAAACTTGCTTGTTATTGTAGCAATGCAGATGGATTTGAGAGGCAGTGGACGGCTCAATGGACCTGCTACTTGATCAAGACACCACACCATGCTTGCGTCCCACCTCCGTAAATGCCTCCACGCAACGGTCAATATCTTCATTACTGTGGGCAGCGGAGATCTGAACACGGATCCGAGCTTTacctttgggaaccactgggaaACTGAAGCCTATTACATAAATTCCTGGGAAATAGCGAGAGGGATACAAGAAGTTGgtgtacataaaacatataggaAAACGAAACTTGCATGTAGTGAGTGAATGAGCAAGGTGAGGATATAAAAAAGAAGAGCAATGATAcacatataaataacaaaaaagctAGATGCAAGTCAAGCTTCATGAGCATTTTACTCTTCTTACAGCTGGGAATATGGCTATGCAAACACTTTAAAGTTTATTCAACAAGCTAAAAAATTGTTGTTATGAAGTGGCCAGGCATttccaaattttaggccaaattagTGAAACTGCAAGAATATAAAACTTGGAAAAAATttcaaattctgttttttttagcaTAGAATTAGGAAATCTCACGATAGTTCCTATTTTACAGAATAACCCTCTCAATggtaaatataaaacacacaagaTGCCAAGTGGTAGTGTAAATAAAATAGTTCTTCCTCTTAAAATCCTACTTTATTTCAAGCTATAATTTATATCTATAGGTTGAAATGCctttatctctttctctctctctctcgtttaaaaaaaataaagttaagtcTGCATGTGACACCCAGAAAGAAAAACGATTTCCCCTGTAGCCTTCCAAACCTAGAGACCCCAGGTAAACGGATTATGAGAATGAGGCAAGGAGTCTTTGGGGAGATAAACAAAAGCCAGGGACGTCAGAGAACCTCTCTTACGTACCTCTCTCAAGCATATCGTCCGCCATTTGTGATGCCAGTCGAGCATCTCCAAGCATCACAGGAGATATGGGGTGATCGTTACCAGAAATGGTAAAACCTGCAGCTGTCATCTTTGTGCGAAAtctgcagaaaaaaaatgcatggaCAGTCACCCTGTACAACTTAACCATAGTTTGTACCTCTCAAAATGCAAATACACCAACACTCACCATGGAACTCTGTAAAGCAAAAGTGGATTTTTGAATCACATGTGTCTTATCAAAGAGCCCATGTCCAAAATTCTACAGCAGTAGTAACGCATTGGTATGACCTCTAAAGTCGTCTCCAATTGTCTTTTGGGGGAAGCCAAAGGCTcccttattttttaaaattctatttgTAGTATGAAATTGTTCTATGTATGCCCTTCTTTAAGCATCTTAAGATAAAAACaaacagacactatagtcaccagagcaactacagcttattgaatttgttctggtgagtataatcattaccttcaggttttctgctgtaaacaccgtcttttcagagTGATAACTTCacaggccactccttagatggctgttagagatccttcctgggtcatggctgcctaaaatgcatccaaacattcagtatctcctccctctgcatgcagacactgaactttcctcatagagattcattgattcaattcatctctatgaggagatgctgattggccacggctgtgtttgaatcatgctggctctgcctccttgtcaatctcagccaatcctatggagaagcattgtgattggatcaggctaccacttctgatgatgtcagcagacagcttgtttttttaggcagcatgcagagttacagcttctggcttgaatacagtaagattttgctatatttatggaggcatgaggggcccatggtggctagatggtggttttaacactatagggtcaagaatacatgattgtgttcctgaccctatagtgatcatttaaaatttaaggatatgtgtgtgcatatatatatatatatacatatttagtccagactctggcactcaaccttaAAGCAATATATATGCAatgtatattaccagggtgcctccaggccagtagatagaaagtaagaatcaggagcactcgcttggatttttcagcAGTGGATCaagtgtttaatcacaactttaacatcaacgtttcgacccctcagggtctttatcaagatagtgataatgcacatagcatacaaatatatacacaaaagtgagtgattaacttaccccacctgtgtgaagtgattccggAAGTGCAATAAGCCGGGCGAAGTGTGTGAGGAGAAATGAGAAAATCCGTATCATGACGTTCATGCGTGCGTGCGCGAtgacgtgcgtgcgtgcgtgatgacgtgcgtgcGTGAAAACGTGCCCCCCCGCGTGATGACATCATCACGAGAGTAATACCTCATAACCATGGTAACAACACAATCCCAGTGTAGCTACCCATACCAAGGAGGAACCAattaaaagaattaaaagaaTTCTATATACAGTTAGAGAGGGAAGAAGATATATAGACATGTGTAGTCATACCATGAATAAGACCCACAATGGTAACTAAGTAAGCAAACCCAAAGGAAGTGCGGACATAAGGTGAGTATGTGTACTGAATCCAACCCAATATATGGGAAAGTAAATCCTAAAATAATAGGATCTAAACCAAGAAAATGCAATAACGCAAGTGCCCATGagacaacatggaatgtatgtgcatatgtaagtgtggaagaaatgtaagaaatctgacaaaagtgtgtgtataaatcTGAAAGTGAGATCTGGAATGTGTGAACCATGAGAAGGAGGAATAAGTCCTACCCTGCAGGTGAACCAATGTGTCGGagcaaagagaaaagaaagacacagaccaaaaagaaatagACAAGTGAAGAAGTGAACCCATGAAGATACCTCCGTCCTTATAGTAAATACAAGAAACCCAATGAAAACACATAACAACATAAACAAGTCTGCATCCCCAGGTTAAATAATCTATAGCTATAACCAATTGGTAGACCTCACTATAAGCCTgtctatatatacaaaaatgtaaatcATACTGGCCCCCTATCTCTTGAATAGGAGAAAGCCCATAAGGATAGAACAGCTTGTCAAATATCTCCATAATAAACCCTCACTGCCCTCCTAACCTCAAGATCTAAGGAAAGAAGGAAAACATTATAAAAACCCTACATAGCAGGACATAGCCGATAAAGAATTGTACAAAAGAATGTATACCAAAGCATACGTCTTAATTATAGACGTATGGCCCTGACGATAAACTTCTCTAAACAAAAACTACAAACCAATACATGATAGTGATCAGCTTTTAAAAAAACGGAAGATCCAAATCAAAGGAAAAGAGAACAAAACCAATCTGGATAATCTAACGAGTatctaaaaatgaagaaaatgagaTATACTCATTAAGTCCCCTGGGTTGTAGGGTGTCCAATCGTTTGATCCAAaaggtctctttctggagtaGTAGTTTGGATCGATCCCCACCTCTCATGAGGGTTGGTATCACATCGATGGCGATAAATTTCAAGGTGGGTAGTCTATGGTTAAATTCCAAGAAGTGCTTGGCCACCGGCTTGTCTGTTTTCCCATCTCTATAGGCTGTCATAATTGATGATCGGTGCCCCCTGATTCTGTCTCGGAGTGTAAGAAAAGTCTGTTTACGATTATCCCGCATGATGCAGGGATGGCAGCACTTCGTACTTGGTTATGCGAGAGCAACTGTTACCATGGCCCCCCCATAGAATTCTTGATAGAATGTTTGGAGTTTCTATTGTTTCataattatttcagatttgaaAAGAATTTCTATATTCAACTTCGGGGAACTGCGATGGGATCGGCCATAGCTCCATCCTACGCCAACTGCTACATGTACATCTTTGAGCGCAACAAGATTTTGGATATGTTTAGTGCCCACATTATTTCATACCACAGGTTTGTGGAtgatatttttatcatttggtCTGGAGCAGTGGAAGAACTACAGTCCATGATTAACGTGATCAATAATGATGAATCCCCTGTGGAACTTACACTTCATTGGAGCACTGACAAGATACAATTCTTGGATGTAGAAGTATACAAATGTCACAACAAAATTGGCTACAGCCTATATAAGAAACCATCTGACCGAAATACGTTATTGCACTCCACGAGCTTTCACCCTCAGGCATTAAAAAAGTCTTTACCCATCTCCCAATTCCTCAGGGTACTGAGGAACAATTCCGACAGCACAAATTGTGAAACACAACTTGGGATGATGCAAAGAGCATTCCTGGAAAGGGGATACTATAAGGATACGCTTGAACAAGCCCTTAAACGGGCACGAGAGATCTATGTCAAAGGCACCACCCGATACAATGTCCCACAAATTACGATCCCGATGACATTCAATTCAGCCAGTGGGAACATCTCACGGAGTATTAAAAAACGTTGGGAGATTCTATCTGCTGACAACTCTCTGAGTACCATTTTCTCCAATCCCCCTAGAATTGCCTATAGTAGGAATAAAAGTCTCAAGGATCTACTGATGAAAACAGATTTACCAAGGGAAAAGCTGACTTCTACTAAACCCACTAAGATGGGGTGCTTCAGGTGTACGGGATGTGTCACGTGTGGACATATGCTACCTGGCTCTACATTTGCACATCCACACTCGGGCACTAGATACAAGATTAATCATTATATCTCTTGCCTGACAGACCACGTGATATATCTCATCtcatgcccatgtggattatGCTACGTGGGGAAGACGGATCTTACACTCCGAGACAGAATCAGGGGGCACCGATCATCAATTATGACAGCCTATAGAGATGGGAAAACAGACAAGCCGGTGGCC belongs to Pelobates fuscus isolate aPelFus1 chromosome 7, aPelFus1.pri, whole genome shotgun sequence and includes:
- the LOC134569194 gene encoding noggin-like; the encoded protein is MECTTKFTFSVRFLPLWILLPIAFPDPAVHSQRTNETVDLDVGSIRRKQSSGTRPYSLSLSPLDYHYSPKPKHLRIPRLLRLLGPSFDPFWMSIEKPAVNGTPSQLSTLSQDLYDGSSRYRKKLSQEAESLDFGSLKMPKELSANTSQALENELRKWLVQKAICHLTSKWVDLGPIFWPRWVRHTDCDVGKHACSWPPGMACRQAQLTQIKILAWHCWTSDPGVGWPSQQCIWRQVPYPVVAACKCTCR